A region of Flocculibacter collagenilyticus DNA encodes the following proteins:
- a CDS encoding pyridoxine 5'-phosphate synthase, which produces MSTIFSVNLNKIALLRNSRGRDYPSVVNFAERALQYGCKGLTLHPRPDQRHARPQDCYNLAKLLEKYPDAELNLEGYPTDDFIDLVINSGAHQCTLVPDAPDQLTSDHGWDMHSQVELLLPVIAKLKAANIRTSIFIDPDAQQCALAHLTGTDRVELYTEGYAQAFGTDKQHAMLTQYAAASQAALDTGIAVNAGHDLNLDNLAVFLSHVPSVSEVSIGHAVIVEALQFGWQQVIERYVAICE; this is translated from the coding sequence ATGAGCACTATTTTTAGTGTAAACCTAAATAAAATTGCATTGCTAAGAAATTCACGCGGACGCGACTATCCTAGCGTCGTCAACTTTGCAGAACGTGCTCTACAATATGGCTGTAAAGGGTTAACGCTGCATCCTAGGCCTGATCAACGCCATGCTCGACCTCAAGACTGTTACAATTTAGCTAAGTTATTAGAGAAGTATCCTGATGCTGAGCTTAACCTTGAAGGTTACCCAACAGACGATTTTATTGATTTAGTTATAAACTCAGGCGCTCATCAATGCACTTTAGTACCAGACGCACCCGATCAGTTAACGTCTGATCATGGTTGGGATATGCATAGCCAAGTGGAACTTCTGCTGCCCGTTATTGCAAAACTAAAGGCGGCAAATATCCGCACCAGTATATTTATTGATCCTGACGCACAGCAATGCGCGCTCGCACACCTAACAGGAACAGATAGAGTTGAACTGTATACAGAAGGTTATGCTCAGGCTTTCGGCACAGATAAACAACATGCCATGTTGACGCAATATGCTGCTGCTTCGCAAGCGGCTCTAGACACAGGCATCGCTGTCAATGCAGGCCATGACTTAAACCTTGATAACTTAGCCGTATTCCTAAGCCATGTGCCTAGTGTTAGTGAAGTATCGATTGGTCATGCCGTCATCGTTGAGGCATTACAGTTTGGATGGCAACAGGTCATTGAGCGCTACGTAGCTATTTGTGAGTAA
- the acpS gene encoding holo-ACP synthase: MPIMGIGTDIIEIQRVETQLERGSRLAKRVLTERELVDFEAHNQPARFLAKRFAAKEAAAKAMGTGIGRGISFQHFEISHDESGRPLLVLSGNAEQRAKECGITATHISISDEQHYATAVVILES; encoded by the coding sequence ATGCCAATAATGGGAATAGGCACAGATATTATTGAGATTCAGCGGGTGGAAACACAGCTTGAGCGTGGTAGTCGTTTAGCAAAAAGAGTACTGACTGAGCGTGAACTTGTGGATTTTGAGGCGCATAACCAGCCTGCCCGATTTCTAGCTAAGCGATTTGCAGCAAAAGAAGCGGCCGCAAAAGCCATGGGAACAGGAATAGGCCGAGGGATCTCGTTTCAGCATTTTGAAATTAGCCATGATGAGTCGGGCAGGCCACTGCTTGTGTTATCTGGTAATGCTGAACAACGCGCTAAAGAATGTGGAATAACCGCGACTCATATCTCAATTAGCGATGAACAGCATTACGCCACCGCAGTGGTCATACTCGAGTCGTAG
- the recO gene encoding DNA repair protein RecO has protein sequence MNSARREEQSSLEPAFVLHRRPFSDSRALVDIITNRVGRVTVIARVGNKKSTFSALLQPFRPILVQYQGNAELKLLTRCEELALPVALKGNALFSGFYLNELTQRLWPQNLESTELFSVYKTILNNLVTTDVIEPHLRIFEIKLLNYLGYSIDFDCCFDSEQAIKADEYYSYVPQYGFSLRETDNQLARFHGASLIKIDAFQFDSSTVLSDAKRLMRQALSPYLGAKPLKSRDLFLK, from the coding sequence TTGAATAGTGCACGACGGGAAGAACAGTCAAGCCTTGAGCCTGCTTTTGTTCTTCATCGTAGACCCTTTAGTGATAGTCGTGCATTAGTTGATATTATTACTAATCGAGTAGGGCGAGTTACTGTAATTGCTCGTGTAGGAAATAAAAAGTCTACGTTTTCCGCCTTATTACAACCCTTCAGACCGATTCTGGTTCAATATCAAGGTAATGCTGAATTAAAGCTATTAACACGCTGTGAGGAGCTTGCTTTACCCGTTGCATTAAAAGGCAACGCATTATTTAGTGGCTTTTACCTAAATGAGCTCACTCAACGGTTGTGGCCGCAAAATTTAGAATCTACCGAGTTATTTTCTGTATATAAAACCATCCTAAACAACTTAGTAACGACCGACGTAATTGAGCCTCACCTGCGTATTTTTGAAATTAAATTGCTCAATTATCTCGGATACTCTATCGATTTTGATTGTTGTTTTGATAGTGAACAAGCGATCAAAGCTGATGAATATTACAGTTATGTTCCGCAATACGGCTTTAGTTTACGAGAAACGGATAACCAACTCGCTCGTTTTCATGGTGCTAGCTTAATTAAAATAGATGCTTTTCAATTTGATTCGTCAACAGTGTTAAGTGATGCCAAACGATTAATGCGACAAGCACTTTCGCCATATCTAGGCGCAAAGCCGTTAAAGAGCCGAGATTTATTTTTAAAATAA
- the era gene encoding GTPase Era produces MIAQNLTQGDDSDSNAPDVTYCGMVAIVGRPNVGKSTLLNKILGQKVSITSRKPQTTRHRIMGIHTEAPYQTVYVDTPGLHQEEKRAINRLMNRAAASSIGDVELSIFVVEGTKWTPDDEMVLNKLIQARRPIVLAINKIDNVKEKDDVMPHLQWLSEKHDFKDIVPISAEKGNNVDKIVDIVKANLPESEYYFPEDYITDRSMRFMASEIVREKLMRFMGEELPYSVTVEIERFKWDERGVCNINALILVERESQKRMVIGNKGEKLKVIGSEARKDLEEMLDNKVYLELWVKVKSGWADDDRALRSLGYGED; encoded by the coding sequence ATGATAGCTCAGAACCTTACCCAAGGGGATGATAGCGATAGTAATGCGCCGGATGTAACTTATTGTGGTATGGTTGCAATTGTAGGTCGTCCAAATGTAGGTAAGTCGACCTTATTAAATAAGATACTGGGACAAAAAGTTAGCATTACCTCACGTAAGCCGCAAACTACGCGTCACCGCATCATGGGTATTCACACAGAAGCGCCTTATCAAACAGTCTACGTTGATACTCCAGGCTTACACCAAGAAGAAAAGCGAGCCATCAACCGTTTAATGAACCGTGCTGCGGCAAGCTCGATTGGCGATGTTGAGCTGAGCATTTTTGTGGTGGAAGGCACGAAGTGGACCCCTGATGATGAAATGGTATTAAACAAACTTATTCAGGCGCGCCGTCCAATTGTGTTAGCAATTAATAAAATTGATAACGTAAAAGAAAAAGACGACGTGATGCCACATCTACAGTGGTTATCAGAAAAGCACGACTTTAAAGACATCGTGCCCATTTCTGCTGAAAAGGGAAACAATGTCGACAAAATCGTAGACATCGTTAAAGCGAACCTGCCTGAATCAGAGTACTATTTTCCGGAAGATTATATAACAGACCGTTCTATGCGCTTTATGGCGTCTGAGATTGTGCGTGAAAAATTAATGCGTTTTATGGGGGAAGAATTACCTTACTCTGTAACGGTTGAAATAGAGCGTTTCAAATGGGATGAGCGCGGTGTATGTAATATTAACGCCTTGATTTTAGTTGAACGAGAAAGCCAAAAACGCATGGTTATTGGTAACAAAGGCGAAAAGCTAAAAGTGATTGGCAGTGAAGCCCGTAAAGATCTTGAAGAAATGCTTGATAACAAAGTGTATTTAGAGCTTTGGGTGAAAGTGAAAAGTGGTTGGGCAGATGACGACCGTGCACTTCGCTCGTTAGGTTATGGTGAAGACTAA
- the rnc gene encoding ribonuclease III, translating to MNKAVKPLFKKIGYEFKDVSLLELAMTHRSCKGEHNERLEYLGDSILSFAIAHELYKRFPKHDEGDLSRMRATLVRGTTLSEIALSFGLGEYLRLGPGELKSGGFRRASILADAVEAIIGAVFLDSDIETCKNLVLSWYGQRLDTIQPGSSQKDHKTQLQEYLQGRKLPLPVYTVIKTTGQAHNQEFTVECEIDGMRPISAKGTSRKKAEQAAAESAMEKLKK from the coding sequence ATGAATAAGGCCGTTAAGCCACTGTTTAAAAAAATTGGGTATGAATTTAAAGATGTTAGTTTATTAGAACTAGCTATGACCCATAGAAGCTGTAAAGGCGAGCATAATGAGCGTTTAGAGTATCTAGGCGATTCAATCTTGAGTTTTGCCATTGCTCATGAACTTTACAAGCGTTTTCCAAAACACGATGAAGGCGACTTAAGCCGCATGCGCGCTACTTTAGTGCGTGGAACCACACTATCAGAAATTGCATTGTCATTTGGCTTAGGCGAATATTTACGCTTAGGCCCCGGCGAGTTGAAAAGCGGTGGATTCCGCAGAGCGTCAATTTTAGCCGATGCAGTAGAAGCGATAATTGGTGCTGTATTTTTGGATTCGGACATTGAAACTTGTAAGAACTTAGTGCTCAGCTGGTATGGCCAAAGGCTTGACACCATCCAGCCGGGTTCCAGCCAAAAAGATCATAAAACTCAACTACAAGAATATCTTCAAGGGCGTAAGCTTCCTTTACCCGTCTATACTGTGATTAAAACCACAGGACAAGCGCATAACCAAGAATTTACTGTTGAATGTGAAATTGATGGGATGCGACCTATTTCTGCCAAAGGAACCAGCAGAAAAAAAGCTGAACAAGCTGCCGCTGAAAGCGCCATGGAGAAATTAAAGAAATGA
- the lepB gene encoding signal peptidase I, giving the protein MAVYFSIFLVLLTLGSGLIWLIDATVFAPKRKEKVLQAQTTAGIQFDADTAEKVAPKPWLADTAQSIFPWILGITILRSFLYEPFQIPSGSMMPTLLVGDFILVEKYSYGVKDPVWRTKLVDTGSPERGDIAVFKYPLEPRIDYIKRIIGLPGDRIVYRNKNLYIKPACENDKKHCDKYHKIDMNKLNEGEFKLDNVPLIELEEDLLGLKHNVLINPVYPEFKSRYFKQSGTREDEWVVPEGHYFAMGDNRDNSMDSRYWGFVSDELLVGKAVFIWNSFEFDSSGESALPSFIPVGYRAERLGPIK; this is encoded by the coding sequence ATGGCGGTTTATTTCTCAATTTTTTTAGTCTTATTAACGCTAGGAAGCGGACTAATATGGTTAATTGATGCCACAGTATTTGCACCAAAACGCAAAGAAAAAGTGCTTCAGGCGCAAACAACAGCAGGTATTCAGTTTGATGCTGATACGGCTGAAAAAGTAGCGCCAAAACCTTGGTTGGCAGATACCGCTCAATCTATATTCCCTTGGATCCTCGGCATTACCATTTTACGTTCATTTTTATATGAACCATTCCAAATACCATCAGGTTCTATGATGCCAACGTTATTGGTTGGCGACTTTATCTTGGTGGAAAAATATAGCTACGGTGTTAAAGACCCTGTTTGGCGTACCAAGCTGGTTGATACAGGCTCACCAGAACGTGGTGATATCGCTGTTTTTAAATATCCCTTAGAGCCTAGGATTGATTACATTAAGCGTATTATTGGTTTGCCGGGTGATCGTATTGTGTATCGCAATAAGAATCTGTATATCAAGCCTGCCTGTGAAAATGACAAAAAACATTGTGATAAATATCACAAAATTGACATGAATAAACTCAATGAAGGTGAGTTTAAACTGGATAATGTGCCTTTAATTGAACTGGAAGAAGATTTATTGGGTTTAAAGCACAACGTATTAATTAACCCTGTTTACCCTGAATTTAAAAGCCGTTACTTCAAACAAAGTGGTACCCGTGAAGATGAATGGGTAGTACCAGAAGGGCATTATTTTGCCATGGGTGACAATCGCGATAACAGTATGGACAGCCGCTACTGGGGCTTTGTATCTGATGAGTTATTAGTAGGCAAAGCTGTATTTATTTGGAACAGCTTCGAGTTTGATAGTAGTGGCGAAAGCGCTTTGCCGAGCTTTATCCCTGTGGGTTATCGCGCTGAGCGTTTAGGCCCGATTAAATAG
- the lepA gene encoding translation elongation factor 4, giving the protein MKNIRNFSIIAHIDHGKSTLSDRLIQECGGLSEREMQSQVLDSMDIERERGITIKSQSVTLNYTAQDGETYQLNFIDTPGHVDFTYEVSRSLSACEGALLVVDAGQGVEAQTVANCYTAIEMDMEVIPILNKIDLPQADPDRVSEEIEDIVGIDATDAVQCSAKTGIGIHDVLETIVKQVPPPVGEPEQPLQALIIDSWFDPYQGVVSLVRIKHGQLKVGEKIKVMSTGQSHLVDKVGIFTPKQTDTGILSTGEVGFVIAGIKEIKGAPVGDTLTLQRAPAEAPLPGFQRIKPQVYAGLFPVSSDDYENFRDALAKLSLNDASLFYEPESSTALGLGFRCGFLGMLHMEIIQERLEREYDLDLITTAPTVNYQIALTSGEEVTIDNPSDLPPLNNIEQIREPIVEAHILVPQEYLGNVITLCVEKRGVQTNMSYHGNQVALTYELPMVEVVMDFFDRLKSTSRGFASLDYNFKRYDAADMVRVDILINGDRVDALAMIVHRDFSQGRGRELADKLRELIPRQMFDIAIQAVIGNHVIARTTVKQLRKNVIAKCYGGDVSRKKKLLQKQKEGKKRMKQIGNVELPQDAFLAILKIGK; this is encoded by the coding sequence ATGAAAAACATACGCAACTTTTCAATAATTGCACACATTGATCACGGTAAATCCACCTTATCTGATCGTCTTATCCAAGAATGCGGTGGCCTTTCAGAGCGAGAAATGCAATCTCAGGTGCTTGATTCTATGGATATTGAGCGTGAGCGTGGGATCACCATTAAATCGCAAAGTGTAACCCTAAATTATACCGCTCAAGACGGCGAAACCTATCAGCTCAACTTTATCGATACGCCGGGACACGTAGACTTTACTTATGAAGTATCGCGCTCACTGTCCGCGTGTGAAGGTGCATTACTAGTAGTAGATGCAGGGCAAGGTGTTGAAGCGCAAACCGTAGCGAATTGTTACACCGCCATTGAAATGGACATGGAAGTAATTCCTATCCTAAATAAAATAGACTTACCACAGGCTGATCCTGATCGTGTATCTGAAGAAATTGAAGATATTGTTGGGATTGATGCAACCGATGCGGTGCAATGTAGCGCTAAAACAGGTATCGGTATCCATGACGTACTAGAAACAATCGTTAAACAAGTACCGCCACCGGTTGGTGAACCCGAACAGCCACTGCAAGCGTTAATCATCGATTCATGGTTTGACCCATACCAAGGGGTTGTATCATTAGTTCGTATTAAACATGGCCAGCTTAAAGTGGGCGAAAAAATTAAGGTGATGTCGACTGGGCAATCACACTTAGTTGATAAAGTAGGTATTTTTACACCAAAACAAACTGACACTGGCATATTAAGTACGGGCGAAGTAGGTTTTGTTATTGCGGGCATTAAAGAAATTAAAGGGGCACCAGTAGGTGACACTTTAACATTACAGCGCGCACCCGCTGAAGCACCACTACCAGGCTTCCAACGTATTAAGCCACAAGTTTATGCTGGTTTATTCCCTGTTAGCTCTGACGATTATGAAAACTTCCGTGACGCCTTAGCAAAACTAAGTCTGAACGATGCGTCATTGTTTTATGAGCCAGAAAGCTCAACAGCTCTAGGTCTTGGTTTCCGCTGTGGCTTCTTGGGTATGCTTCACATGGAGATCATCCAAGAGCGTTTAGAGCGTGAATATGATCTAGACTTAATCACCACTGCACCAACGGTAAATTATCAAATAGCATTAACCAGTGGTGAAGAGGTTACGATTGATAACCCATCAGATTTACCACCGCTTAATAATATTGAGCAAATTCGTGAGCCAATTGTTGAAGCACATATCCTTGTGCCACAAGAATACCTAGGTAACGTTATTACTTTATGTGTTGAAAAACGCGGCGTGCAAACGAATATGTCATATCACGGTAATCAGGTTGCATTGACGTACGAGTTGCCGATGGTAGAAGTGGTAATGGATTTCTTCGACCGACTGAAGTCAACCAGCCGTGGCTTTGCATCATTAGACTATAACTTTAAGCGTTATGATGCGGCAGACATGGTACGTGTTGATATTCTAATTAATGGCGACCGAGTAGATGCACTAGCCATGATTGTGCACCGTGACTTTTCACAAGGGCGTGGTCGTGAGTTAGCAGATAAGCTACGCGAGTTAATTCCTCGTCAAATGTTTGATATCGCCATTCAAGCGGTTATTGGTAACCATGTTATTGCTCGTACCACGGTAAAACAGTTACGTAAAAACGTAATTGCAAAATGTTATGGCGGTGACGTGAGTCGTAAGAAAAAGCTCCTTCAGAAACAGAAGGAAGGTAAAAAGCGTATGAAACAGATTGGTAACGTAGAGCTACCGCAAGATGCGTTTTTAGCGATTCTTAAAATCGGAAAATAA
- a CDS encoding SoxR reducing system RseC family protein: MIEEQGVIVAVEPLADKGSDANYIFWVETQIKTTCSACHVEENCGTSTVAKAFSKRKNVVSVASVKQANVGQQVKIGIPENTIVTGSLMVYMLPLVLAILAAVVVDFTAQRLLIDAEWLTILGLFAGGTMGFAFARWWIKNGTNASDYQVTLLQILPEHIPIKEV, encoded by the coding sequence ATGATTGAAGAGCAAGGTGTTATTGTTGCTGTAGAGCCTTTAGCCGATAAAGGTTCTGACGCGAACTATATTTTTTGGGTTGAAACCCAAATTAAAACGACTTGCAGCGCCTGCCATGTAGAAGAAAATTGTGGTACTAGCACGGTGGCTAAAGCGTTTAGTAAGCGAAAAAATGTGGTAAGTGTAGCTTCTGTCAAACAGGCTAACGTTGGTCAACAAGTGAAAATAGGTATTCCTGAAAATACGATCGTTACTGGCTCGTTAATGGTCTATATGTTGCCGTTAGTATTAGCTATTTTAGCAGCGGTTGTAGTTGATTTTACTGCTCAGCGTTTGCTTATTGATGCTGAATGGCTAACCATTTTAGGGTTATTCGCTGGAGGGACAATGGGGTTTGCGTTTGCTCGCTGGTGGATAAAAAACGGTACAAATGCGAGTGACTATCAAGTCACGTTGTTGCAAATCTTACCTGAACATATTCCTATTAAAGAAGTGTGA
- a CDS encoding MucB/RseB C-terminal domain-containing protein, with product MRSLVVLFILLLSCPSIGQDSIDATHQPPSSSSVITINDASQSASEPVTAEQLLQKLNYALHNLNFDASFIVIFNKKGEPYRWLHGIHQGVELEHLSLLNGAGQDIVRRDKVVTYFDPQQPPYSINSGVIRGPIPEILFTDISNLKQHYSFVLAGKKRIAGREAQLIRIIANDKHLYNFKLWLDVRSGMLLKAAYVNDSGEELEQIQLTHITVTEQPHPELIKLSAATLPEVITPPVSATSQQASTSLDVDVVKNSEIKINNWRFGWLPSGFKVIKSDKHQLSLTREASDYYMFSDGLIDFSVFIQRPLSGSSNSVLTKGAITLYNHRNQVYDVSVVGRIPAKTAQLIAQSVSHK from the coding sequence ATGAGAAGTTTAGTAGTATTGTTCATCTTGTTGCTATCTTGTCCAAGCATCGGGCAGGATAGCATTGACGCCACTCACCAGCCTCCTTCTTCCTCTAGTGTGATCACTATTAACGATGCCAGCCAATCTGCATCGGAGCCTGTTACCGCGGAACAACTTTTGCAAAAATTGAATTATGCTTTGCACAATTTAAATTTTGATGCCTCATTTATTGTTATTTTTAACAAAAAAGGTGAGCCTTATCGTTGGTTGCATGGTATTCATCAAGGGGTAGAGCTAGAGCACTTAAGTTTATTAAATGGTGCGGGGCAAGATATTGTTAGGCGTGATAAGGTGGTTACTTACTTTGATCCTCAACAGCCTCCTTACTCAATCAATTCTGGTGTTATTCGCGGTCCTATTCCAGAAATTTTATTTACGGATATTAGCAATTTAAAACAACACTATAGTTTTGTTTTAGCAGGCAAAAAACGTATTGCTGGAAGAGAAGCGCAATTAATCCGAATTATTGCTAACGATAAACATCTATATAACTTTAAATTGTGGTTAGACGTACGTTCAGGCATGTTACTCAAAGCCGCTTATGTGAATGATAGTGGTGAAGAATTAGAGCAAATTCAGCTTACCCATATTACAGTAACTGAGCAACCACACCCTGAACTTATCAAGTTAAGTGCCGCAACTTTGCCTGAGGTGATCACTCCACCTGTTTCAGCTACAAGCCAACAGGCGTCAACATCGCTAGATGTTGATGTGGTGAAAAATAGCGAGATTAAGATTAACAATTGGCGTTTTGGTTGGCTACCTTCAGGGTTTAAAGTGATTAAGTCAGATAAGCACCAGCTTTCACTCACCCGGGAAGCATCAGATTATTATATGTTTAGCGATGGACTGATAGATTTTTCAGTGTTTATACAGCGCCCCTTGTCAGGATCGTCAAATTCAGTATTAACTAAAGGTGCAATCACGCTATATAATCATCGAAACCAAGTATATGATGTGTCTGTAGTTGGTCGTATTCCTGCCAAAACTGCTCAGTTGATTGCCCAGTCAGTTTCACACAAATAA
- a CDS encoding sigma-E factor negative regulatory protein translates to MVMKQHELTSVVMDNEATEQEISTFLDSHSPDNSHAANEFSEEKRATWARYHLASDVLRKEVASNIDLGLAERIEAALEFEAPHQPVATEVETSPSRVTQWVNKIKQKAGGASLSGLLSIPAFRYSSQLAIAATVAMVSVIGVQQYSDNGVDDTSPLPVFVTKPLDGFASPVSLSTTSNQQRNTISADQQRINALILDHQRQIRLKPVSTSVEDASSNQSQDDDSLRNGDNQVNN, encoded by the coding sequence ATGGTTATGAAACAACATGAATTAACTTCTGTTGTGATGGATAATGAAGCGACTGAACAGGAAATTAGCACTTTTCTTGATAGTCATTCTCCAGATAATTCGCATGCAGCTAATGAATTCAGTGAAGAAAAGCGCGCCACATGGGCTCGTTATCATTTAGCAAGTGATGTGTTACGCAAGGAAGTGGCTAGCAACATTGATCTGGGGCTGGCAGAACGCATTGAAGCTGCTTTAGAGTTTGAAGCTCCTCATCAGCCTGTAGCTACAGAAGTTGAAACGTCGCCTTCAAGAGTTACTCAGTGGGTTAACAAGATTAAGCAAAAAGCAGGTGGAGCAAGCCTAAGTGGTTTACTAAGCATTCCTGCTTTTCGTTATAGTTCACAGCTAGCGATTGCTGCAACAGTAGCAATGGTTTCTGTTATTGGTGTTCAACAATATTCTGATAATGGCGTTGATGATACAAGCCCGTTACCGGTGTTTGTGACAAAGCCGTTAGATGGTTTTGCTTCTCCTGTTAGTTTATCGACTACGTCGAACCAACAGCGCAACACAATATCGGCTGATCAACAGCGTATCAATGCATTAATATTAGATCACCAACGTCAAATTCGATTAAAGCCAGTGTCAACTTCGGTTGAAGACGCATCGAGCAATCAAAGCCAAGACGATGACAGTCTTCGTAACGGGGATAACCAAGTAAATAACTAA
- the rpoE gene encoding RNA polymerase sigma factor RpoE, with amino-acid sequence MSEQEIDFEIIKRVQQGDKNAFNLLVRKYQHKVASLVSRYVSSHGDVADVVQEAFIKAYRALPNFRGESAFYTWLYRIAVNSAKNYLVAQGRKPPSSDIDADEAEVYDGASALRENASPESLVLTDEIKRVVFSTIESLPDDLRSAITLREIDGLSYDEIAEVVGCPVGTVRSRIFRAREAIDNNIKPLISN; translated from the coding sequence ATGAGCGAGCAAGAAATTGATTTTGAAATTATAAAACGCGTCCAGCAGGGTGATAAAAACGCGTTTAATTTATTGGTTAGAAAATACCAACATAAAGTGGCGAGTTTAGTGTCACGTTATGTTTCTAGCCATGGAGATGTTGCAGATGTAGTGCAAGAAGCGTTTATTAAGGCATATAGAGCCTTACCCAACTTTCGTGGAGAAAGCGCTTTTTACACGTGGTTATATCGCATAGCGGTTAACAGCGCAAAAAATTATCTTGTTGCTCAAGGGCGGAAGCCGCCTTCAAGTGATATAGATGCAGACGAGGCTGAAGTTTATGATGGTGCAAGCGCGTTACGCGAAAACGCTTCACCAGAAAGTTTGGTTTTGACGGATGAAATTAAACGAGTGGTATTTTCCACCATTGAGTCTTTGCCTGATGATTTGCGCTCTGCGATTACGTTAAGGGAGATAGATGGATTAAGTTACGATGAAATTGCTGAAGTAGTAGGTTGCCCCGTAGGCACGGTTCGCTCTCGTATTTTTAGAGCGCGTGAAGCAATTGATAACAACATTAAGCCTCTAATAAGTAATTAG